A window of the Vibrio pomeroyi genome harbors these coding sequences:
- a CDS encoding GNAT family N-acetyltransferase: MISYQQTKDLSASAKMTFLNMRSYYEQYSVEWDCSKIEEQIRDLTNFDILLNGEIVGAIRLVFDDNSCYIRDLQVSEQHQGKGIGALAFAECERLAVESGVNRLKLRVFKISPAFRLYERVGFVVDSADDRFYNMSKKFF; this comes from the coding sequence ATGATTTCGTACCAGCAAACAAAAGATCTATCGGCTTCGGCGAAGATGACTTTTTTGAATATGCGTTCTTACTATGAGCAATACTCGGTCGAATGGGATTGCTCAAAAATCGAAGAGCAAATTCGCGATTTAACGAACTTTGATATTTTGCTCAATGGCGAAATCGTTGGTGCTATCCGCTTAGTGTTTGATGATAACAGTTGTTACATTCGAGACTTACAGGTTAGCGAACAACACCAAGGTAAAGGGATTGGTGCGCTTGCCTTTGCTGAGTGTGAGCGTTTAGCGGTTGAGTCAGGTGTAAATCGACTTAAGTTGCGAGTCTTTAAAATTAGCCCAGCATTCCGACTTTATGAAAGAGTGGGCTTTGTAGTAGATAGCGCTGATGACAGGTTCTACAACATGTCGAAAAAGTTCTTCTAG
- a CDS encoding HD domain-containing protein has protein sequence MKKIEIEGVLEFLRGAEQLKNTLRTARTSNGRHESTAEHTWRLCLMVMMFSEQYPHIDTLKLIKMCIIHDLGEAIGGDIAAIDQVEGSNKGEQERQDLITLIAPLPGNLQQDILVLWDEYENASSEEAKLAKALDKIETLLQHTQGQNPDNFDYGFNLSYGRKYTDSDELTASARAIINKDTEALASANNTL, from the coding sequence ATGAAAAAGATAGAAATAGAAGGCGTCTTGGAATTTTTAAGAGGTGCAGAGCAGCTTAAGAACACATTGCGAACAGCTCGTACTTCAAATGGTCGACATGAAAGTACCGCCGAACACACTTGGCGTTTATGTTTGATGGTGATGATGTTCTCAGAGCAGTACCCACATATTGATACGCTCAAATTAATCAAGATGTGCATTATTCACGATTTAGGTGAGGCCATTGGTGGTGATATTGCCGCCATTGATCAAGTAGAAGGTTCGAATAAAGGAGAGCAAGAAAGGCAGGATCTGATTACGTTGATTGCGCCTCTCCCTGGTAACTTGCAACAAGATATTCTCGTGCTTTGGGATGAATACGAAAACGCGTCATCAGAAGAAGCAAAGTTAGCTAAAGCTCTCGATAAAATCGAAACCTTGCTACAACATACTCAAGGGCAAAACCCAGATAACTTTGATTATGGTTTCAATTTGTCTTATGGCAGAAAGTACACCGACAGCGATGAACTTACAGCTTCGGCTCGTGCCATCATAAACAAAGACACAGAAGCCTTAGCATCAGCAAACAACACGCTTTAA